A portion of the Sphingobacteriales bacterium genome contains these proteins:
- a CDS encoding Nramp family divalent metal transporter → MLFKEDNWKLKRTIVSLPEVFASIAVPKKGGFWRKLAAFGGPGLMVAVGYMDPGNWATDIEGGSRFGYTLLSVILISNLFAILLQHLSLKLGIVTGRDLAQACKDSYSKPVSMVLWILCEIAIAACDLAEVIGSAIAINLLFGIPLTIGIIITVLDVLILLMLQNRGFRYLEAFVGGLMFIIFCCFSYELLISKPEFAAVVNGILPDTEIITNGDMLYIAIGILGATVMPHNLYLHSSIVQTRNFEKTTDGRKEAIKFATIDSTVSLLFAFFINAAILILAASAFHFTGHHEVADINDAHKLLEPILGVKFASTFFAIALLASGQNSTLTGTLAGQIVMEGFINIRLKPWLRRLITRLVAVVPALIISILYGESGTGRLLVFSQVILSLQLSFAVIPLIQFTGNSLKMGGFVNGPWLQRIAWVIAAIILGLNMYMLTGILL, encoded by the coding sequence ATGCTGTTCAAAGAAGATAACTGGAAATTAAAACGAACCATTGTTTCGTTGCCGGAGGTATTTGCGAGTATTGCCGTTCCTAAAAAAGGAGGATTCTGGCGAAAACTGGCGGCATTTGGCGGGCCCGGATTGATGGTGGCTGTCGGATATATGGACCCGGGCAACTGGGCTACAGATATAGAAGGCGGTTCGCGTTTCGGCTATACACTCTTATCCGTTATATTAATTTCTAATCTGTTTGCCATCCTGCTACAGCATTTATCGTTGAAATTAGGTATCGTAACGGGGCGAGATCTGGCGCAGGCATGTAAAGACAGTTATTCCAAACCGGTCAGTATGGTGCTTTGGATCTTATGTGAAATCGCTATTGCCGCCTGCGACCTGGCAGAAGTCATTGGGTCCGCCATTGCCATCAATTTACTATTTGGCATACCGCTCACCATCGGCATCATTATTACGGTATTGGATGTACTGATCCTGCTTATGTTGCAGAACCGCGGTTTCAGATACCTGGAGGCATTCGTGGGTGGGTTGATGTTTATTATATTCTGCTGTTTCAGCTACGAATTATTAATATCCAAACCGGAGTTTGCAGCCGTTGTCAACGGCATTCTGCCGGATACGGAAATCATTACGAACGGCGATATGCTCTATATTGCCATTGGGATCTTAGGCGCTACGGTAATGCCACATAATCTGTACTTACATTCCAGTATCGTTCAAACCCGTAATTTTGAAAAAACAACTGACGGCAGAAAAGAAGCGATAAAATTCGCCACAATCGATTCAACGGTTTCGTTGTTGTTTGCCTTTTTTATCAATGCCGCCATATTAATACTGGCGGCTTCCGCCTTTCATTTTACAGGCCACCATGAAGTTGCTGATATCAATGATGCCCACAAATTACTGGAGCCTATCTTAGGTGTAAAATTCGCATCGACATTCTTTGCCATCGCACTATTGGCCAGCGGGCAAAACTCCACCTTAACAGGAACCTTGGCGGGACAAATAGTGATGGAAGGCTTCATCAACATACGTCTAAAACCGTGGCTGAGAAGGCTGATTACTCGCCTGGTGGCGGTCGTTCCCGCCTTAATAATTTCCATCTTATATGGTGAAAGCGGCACCGGGCGGCTGTTGGTCTTCAGTCAGGTAATCCTGTCCCTCCAGTTAAGCTTTGCTGTCATCCCCCTGATTCAATTTACAGGCAACAGCCTTAAGATGGGTGGTTTTGTAAACGGGCCCTGGCTGCAACGAATCGCCTGGGTGATAGCAGCCATTATCCTTGGGCTGAATATGTATATGCTGACAGGAATCTTATTGTAA
- a CDS encoding GHMP kinase: MKTYHAHGKLLLTAEYFILDGAIGLALPTKFGQTLTVQETAGKGILWESIDHEDNLWFEARFSDSLEIISASDNGVAKMLQSILQTSHLSPLTSHLITKLDFPQDWGLGSSSTLISLVAQWSGADPYEILSKTFGGSGYDIACATARQPITFQKFPNLKSHISNPVEYQPSFSNHLYFVHLGRKQNSREGIQHYRNLTVDKTPYIEQISELTCKIIQANELDEFCYYLEVHENILSDALGLEKVKEIRFKDFPGTIKSLGAWGGDFVLAACDESPEKIKHYFSDKGFPTVLTFQEVILT, encoded by the coding sequence ATGAAGACCTACCACGCCCACGGGAAATTATTGCTTACTGCAGAATATTTTATTCTGGATGGTGCCATTGGCCTGGCGCTTCCAACAAAATTCGGCCAAACACTCACAGTTCAAGAAACAGCAGGAAAAGGAATTTTATGGGAAAGCATCGACCATGAAGACAACCTCTGGTTTGAAGCAAGATTTTCAGATTCTTTAGAAATCATTTCAGCCAGCGATAATGGAGTTGCAAAAATGCTCCAAAGTATTCTTCAAACCTCTCACCTCTCACCTCTCACCTCTCACCTCATCACAAAACTCGATTTTCCGCAAGATTGGGGACTCGGTTCTTCCTCCACCTTAATCAGTTTGGTGGCACAATGGAGCGGGGCAGATCCGTATGAAATATTGTCAAAAACATTTGGCGGAAGCGGATATGATATTGCCTGTGCAACAGCCAGACAGCCGATTACGTTTCAGAAGTTCCCAAATCTCAAATCTCACATCTCAAATCCTGTAGAATATCAGCCTTCATTTTCCAACCATCTCTACTTCGTTCATCTCGGCAGAAAACAAAATTCGCGCGAAGGAATTCAGCATTATAGAAACCTGACGGTTGATAAAACACCCTATATTGAACAGATTTCCGAATTGACCTGTAAAATCATTCAGGCTAATGAACTCGATGAGTTCTGCTATTACCTTGAAGTTCACGAGAACATCCTGTCGGATGCATTAGGGTTAGAGAAAGTAAAAGAAATCCGGTTTAAGGATTTTCCCGGAACCATTAAATCATTGGGGGCGTGGGGCGGAGATTTTGTGCTGGCGGCATGCGATGAGTCTCCGGAAAAGATAAAACATTATTTTTCAGATAAAGGATTTCCTACTGTCCTCACTTTTCAGGAAGTTATATTAACGTAA
- a CDS encoding CopD family protein, whose protein sequence is MEYYNYIKSLHIIFVVNWFAGLFYMPRLFIYSREASEKDEPEKSILVGQLLLMQRRLWYIIAWPSAVITLCLAVLLLTIQPGFLTQSWMQIKLAFVLGLYVYHFSLQYIFKLQQNEIFNYTSTQLRIWNEVATIFLFAIVFLVIVRTNLSWLSGIAGLIILVVVLMLGIKLYKIIREKNERKP, encoded by the coding sequence ATGGAGTATTACAACTATATCAAGTCGCTGCATATCATTTTTGTGGTAAACTGGTTTGCCGGGTTGTTTTATATGCCAAGGTTGTTTATCTATTCCAGAGAGGCCAGTGAAAAAGACGAACCGGAAAAATCCATTCTGGTAGGGCAGTTGCTCCTGATGCAGCGTCGGCTTTGGTACATCATTGCCTGGCCGTCCGCAGTCATCACTTTGTGCCTGGCGGTATTATTGCTGACAATCCAGCCAGGATTCCTGACTCAAAGCTGGATGCAGATCAAACTTGCATTTGTTTTGGGTTTGTATGTCTATCATTTCTCGCTGCAGTATATTTTTAAACTTCAGCAGAATGAAATTTTTAATTACACCTCGACACAGTTGAGGATATGGAATGAAGTAGCTACCATCTTTTTATTTGCAATTGTTTTTCTGGTGATAGTAAGGACCAACTTGAGCTGGCTAAGCGGCATTGCCGGGCTGATTATCTTAGTTGTCGTTCTAATGCTTGGGATAAAACTGTATAAAATCATTCGTGAAAAAAATGAAAGAAAACCTTAA
- a CDS encoding amino acid permease encodes MANLFARKPLHLLMQEADESEKGLKKTLGAGGLIALGIGAIIGAGLFSITGGAAANNAGPAVTLSFVIAGIGCAFAGLCYAEFASMIPIAGSAYTYSYATMGEFVAWIIGWDLVLEYAVGAATVAISWSRYLVKFFSNLGIDLPVQLVMSPFDSATLSDGTVVQGMINLPAVFIIVIVSLILARGIKESATFTTVIVALKLVVVFAFIILGWKYMNPQNHVPYIIENTGKFGEYGWSGIVRAAAIVFFAYIGFDAVSTAAQETKNPKRDMPIGILGSLAICTVLYILFAHVMTGLANYNEFKGQDGIAPVAVAISHTPFVWLKQGVIMAILAGYSSVILVLLLGQSRVFFSMSRDGLIPRVFSAVHPKFQTPFKSNMLFAVFVSLFAAFVPGRVVGEMTSIGTLFAFILVCIGVMILRVKMPEAPRAFSTPLVPLVPILGIVTCLFMMVFLPLDTWIRLVVWMIIGFDLYILYGIKNSHIGKGSEDNRQAYVISSSGLMTSIVLIIVAIIHHKTATEPDTGLFVFSLVFSVVHIIGFLMHYYKHKK; translated from the coding sequence GAGCCATTATCGGAGCCGGATTATTTTCCATCACCGGCGGCGCTGCTGCAAATAATGCAGGCCCTGCCGTCACGCTTTCTTTTGTAATTGCGGGGATTGGCTGTGCTTTTGCTGGATTATGTTATGCCGAGTTTGCATCGATGATTCCCATTGCCGGCAGTGCCTATACCTACTCCTATGCAACGATGGGAGAATTTGTGGCATGGATTATTGGGTGGGATCTGGTACTGGAATATGCGGTGGGTGCAGCAACGGTAGCCATCAGCTGGAGCAGGTACCTTGTAAAGTTTTTTTCCAATCTGGGTATCGATTTGCCCGTCCAACTGGTGATGTCTCCATTCGATTCCGCCACCTTATCAGATGGAACTGTAGTACAGGGTATGATTAACCTGCCGGCTGTTTTCATTATCGTTATCGTTTCACTTATTTTAGCCAGAGGTATCAAAGAATCCGCCACCTTCACCACCGTGATTGTCGCACTAAAACTCGTAGTCGTTTTTGCATTTATCATCTTAGGCTGGAAATACATGAATCCGCAAAACCATGTTCCTTATATCATTGAAAACACCGGAAAGTTCGGTGAATATGGCTGGAGTGGTATTGTAAGGGCAGCTGCCATTGTATTTTTTGCCTATATAGGATTTGATGCAGTATCTACCGCTGCACAGGAAACCAAAAATCCGAAACGGGATATGCCAATTGGTATTTTAGGTTCACTGGCCATTTGCACGGTGCTCTATATTTTATTTGCACACGTGATGACAGGATTGGCGAACTACAATGAGTTCAAGGGCCAGGACGGTATTGCTCCGGTCGCTGTTGCCATATCCCACACACCGTTTGTATGGCTGAAACAAGGCGTTATCATGGCCATTCTGGCGGGTTACTCTTCCGTGATCTTAGTATTGCTGCTTGGTCAATCCAGGGTATTCTTTTCCATGAGCAGAGACGGGCTGATTCCAAGAGTATTCTCAGCAGTACATCCCAAATTTCAAACGCCCTTTAAATCCAATATGTTGTTTGCCGTATTTGTGAGCTTATTTGCAGCGTTTGTTCCCGGCAGAGTGGTAGGCGAGATGACGAGTATAGGAACGTTGTTTGCATTTATATTAGTCTGTATTGGCGTAATGATCTTAAGGGTAAAGATGCCGGAAGCACCCAGAGCCTTTAGCACGCCCTTGGTGCCACTGGTGCCGATATTAGGCATTGTCACCTGTTTATTCATGATGGTATTCCTCCCGCTGGATACCTGGATACGACTGGTCGTTTGGATGATTATAGGATTTGACCTTTACATCTTATACGGTATCAAGAACAGTCACATCGGAAAAGGTTCGGAAGACAACAGACAGGCATATGTTATCAGTTCATCCGGATTAATGACGTCCATCGTATTGATAATTGTAGCGATTATTCATCACAAGACAGCAACAGAACCGGATACGGGATTGTTTGTCTTCTCACTGGTATTCTCGGTAGTCCACATCATTGGATTCCTGATGCATTACTATAAGCATAAGAAATAA
- a CDS encoding DEAD/DEAH box helicase, with translation MKITGIKERAETAKQLYPYQEEYIQRIFQHLQENEKRENIVFQLPTGGGKTVIFSEISRKYIEEHQKKILILTHRIELLKQTSNALEEAGIHCKLITSEVDDIPDQQEYLCFLAMVETLNNRLKDDEEYLQDIDLVIVDEAHYNSFRKIFHYFRNAIILGVTATPLSSNQNLPLRQNYKKLIIGDSIKELVSKGYLSDATTYTYDVHLGGLKVGIDGDYTVSSLDRIYMHFDMHEKLLRAYQEKAKGKKVLIFNSSVATSKSVEKFFTDQGVAIKHLDSTSNKQDRKDVLAWLKETPDAIVTSVGILTTGFDEPTVDCIILNRATRSLTLYHQMIGRGSRRLPSKSHFTVIDLGNNARRLGLWQDYIDWRDVFINPEKFLEHLYEREIQMEKGLIYDLPDTVKEHFPNTENFDFDMEREYYNLYNKGKKTLECLDVSIENHFLRVKENTTNYLDALPLINALQDEIQYRLNVYISCLSKATKNYFNYLLESYNEKLHAKLKGALPFSEE, from the coding sequence ATGAAGATAACCGGCATTAAGGAAAGAGCGGAAACCGCCAAGCAGTTGTATCCCTATCAGGAAGAATATATCCAGCGTATATTTCAGCACCTGCAGGAAAATGAAAAACGGGAAAACATTGTTTTCCAATTGCCGACGGGTGGTGGTAAGACCGTTATCTTTTCTGAGATTTCCAGAAAATATATAGAGGAACATCAGAAGAAAATTTTGATTCTGACACACCGTATTGAGTTGCTGAAACAGACATCCAACGCATTGGAAGAAGCCGGCATTCATTGTAAGCTCATTACCAGTGAAGTGGATGATATCCCGGACCAGCAGGAGTATTTATGTTTTCTGGCGATGGTGGAAACGCTCAACAACCGCCTGAAAGATGATGAAGAATATTTACAGGACATAGACCTGGTGATTGTGGATGAGGCGCATTATAATTCCTTCCGAAAAATATTTCACTATTTCAGGAATGCAATCATTTTAGGTGTAACGGCTACACCTCTGAGTTCCAATCAGAACTTACCGCTTCGACAGAATTATAAGAAGCTGATTATCGGCGACTCTATTAAGGAGCTGGTCTCGAAAGGCTATCTGAGTGATGCCACCACCTATACCTATGATGTGCATCTGGGTGGACTGAAAGTAGGGATAGACGGCGACTATACAGTCAGTTCTCTCGACCGGATTTACATGCATTTTGATATGCATGAAAAATTGCTGCGTGCCTATCAGGAAAAGGCAAAAGGGAAAAAGGTGTTGATTTTTAACAGTTCTGTTGCAACGTCTAAATCCGTAGAAAAATTTTTTACCGATCAGGGTGTGGCCATCAAACATCTAGACAGCACCAGCAACAAGCAGGACAGAAAGGATGTGTTGGCTTGGTTGAAAGAAACACCGGATGCAATTGTCACTTCTGTTGGAATTCTTACAACCGGTTTTGACGAGCCAACAGTGGACTGTATCATTTTAAACAGAGCGACCCGTTCGCTTACCTTATATCATCAGATGATAGGACGGGGCAGCAGACGTCTGCCAAGCAAGAGCCATTTCACCGTAATCGATTTGGGTAATAATGCCAGACGTCTTGGTTTGTGGCAGGATTATATAGACTGGCGGGATGTATTTATCAATCCGGAAAAATTCCTGGAGCATCTGTATGAGCGCGAGATACAGATGGAAAAAGGATTGATTTACGATTTGCCGGATACGGTAAAAGAACATTTCCCTAACACAGAGAATTTTGATTTTGATATGGAAAGAGAGTATTACAACTTATATAATAAAGGAAAGAAAACACTAGAGTGCCTGGATGTTTCCATAGAAAACCATTTCCTGCGTGTTAAAGAGAATACGACCAATTATCTGGATGCATTGCCATTGATTAATGCGTTGCAGGATGAAATCCAATACCGGCTGAATGTCTATATCAGCTGTCTGAGCAAGGCTACCAAGAATTATTTCAATTACCTGCTGGAAAGCTATAATGAGAAGCTGCATGCCAAGCTGAAAGGCGCTTTGCCGTTTAGTGAAGAATAA
- a CDS encoding NAD(P)H-dependent oxidoreductase, protein MGKKILIVNGHPNKKSLNFALAEAYKEGASAGNSEIKEIIIRDLQFSPNLPYGYQKRTELEPDLLDAWEKIKWAEHLVFVFPIWWGGMPAMMKGFFDRLFLPGFAFQYKENSVWWDKLLTGRSAHIICTMDTPYWYFRLVYGNPGINQLKRTILQFCGITPVRVTVFSPIRNITEDKRESHLKKVLQLGKILA, encoded by the coding sequence ATGGGCAAGAAGATACTAATTGTTAACGGCCATCCCAATAAAAAAAGTTTGAATTTTGCCCTTGCAGAAGCCTATAAGGAAGGTGCGTCAGCGGGCAACTCGGAAATAAAGGAGATTATCATCAGAGATTTACAATTCAGTCCGAATCTTCCATATGGTTATCAGAAACGCACGGAGCTTGAACCGGATTTGCTGGATGCATGGGAAAAGATAAAATGGGCGGAGCATTTGGTCTTTGTTTTTCCAATCTGGTGGGGTGGTATGCCGGCAATGATGAAAGGTTTTTTTGACAGACTCTTTTTGCCGGGATTTGCCTTTCAGTATAAGGAAAATTCTGTCTGGTGGGATAAATTGTTAACTGGAAGATCAGCTCATATTATTTGTACAATGGATACTCCATATTGGTATTTCAGGCTGGTCTATGGCAATCCGGGGATAAACCAATTAAAGAGAACCATTTTACAGTTTTGCGGAATCACCCCGGTAAGGGTGACGGTGTTTTCGCCCATAAGGAATATTACAGAAGACAAAAGGGAATCACACCTTAAGAAGGTTTTACAATTAGGAAAAATTTTAGCATAA
- a CDS encoding type 2 isopentenyl-diphosphate Delta-isomerase — protein MRNFELLDSLEKIPAADPTAAERKQDHIQLAFRSQVESLSIDKRFSYEPMLSAHPAQKPVSFPFLGKMLNAPIWVSSMTGGTEKAYQINSNLAKVCHEFGMGMGLGSCRALLESDERIRDFDFRKVIGDESPFYANIGIAQLAALLKNRELYKIDQLVDKLQADGIIIHVNPLQEWLQPEGDKITEAPVKTIQQFLDKTNQKVIVKEVGQGFGKESLRALVQMPVEAIEFAAHGGTNFSKLELLRSSETQLEVFNSISHIGHSAEEMVACINELKTELGANFTCRQFIISGGIRSFLDGYYLMEKLQADAVYGQASALLKYAEIGYDELYGYVDNQLKGLQLAKAFFKVR, from the coding sequence ATGCGTAACTTTGAATTATTGGATAGTTTAGAAAAAATACCCGCTGCCGACCCGACTGCCGCCGAGCGCAAACAAGACCACATTCAGCTTGCGTTCCGCTCACAGGTAGAAAGCCTGTCTATTGATAAAAGGTTCTCCTATGAACCGATGTTATCGGCACATCCCGCACAAAAACCTGTATCGTTTCCGTTTCTGGGTAAAATGTTGAATGCACCGATTTGGGTATCCAGTATGACGGGTGGTACGGAAAAGGCGTATCAGATTAATTCCAATCTCGCAAAAGTGTGTCATGAATTTGGCATGGGCATGGGATTAGGTTCCTGCAGGGCTTTGCTGGAAAGCGATGAACGTATCCGTGATTTCGATTTCAGAAAAGTCATCGGAGATGAGTCGCCGTTTTATGCCAATATTGGTATCGCGCAATTAGCCGCCTTGCTAAAGAACAGGGAACTGTATAAGATAGACCAACTGGTTGATAAATTACAGGCAGACGGAATTATCATCCATGTGAATCCATTGCAGGAATGGCTGCAGCCGGAAGGTGATAAGATAACGGAGGCCCCCGTTAAAACTATTCAGCAATTTCTGGATAAAACCAACCAAAAGGTTATAGTAAAAGAAGTGGGCCAGGGGTTTGGAAAAGAGAGCTTGCGCGCTTTGGTGCAAATGCCGGTAGAAGCAATAGAATTTGCGGCTCATGGCGGCACTAATTTTTCTAAACTGGAATTGTTGCGAAGCAGCGAAACACAACTGGAGGTCTTTAACTCCATTTCACATATAGGACATAGCGCAGAAGAGATGGTTGCATGTATTAACGAACTGAAAACAGAGTTGGGCGCTAACTTTACCTGCCGGCAGTTTATTATTTCGGGAGGTATACGGTCTTTTCTGGATGGATATTACCTGATGGAGAAATTACAGGCAGATGCCGTATATGGGCAAGCCTCCGCTTTGCTGAAATATGCAGAAATCGGATACGATGAATTGTATGGGTATGTAGACAATCAGCTGAAAGGGCTGCAGCTGGCAAAAGCATTTTTTAAGGTGAGATAA
- a CDS encoding M48 family metallopeptidase, producing the protein MSINVISTDNFPVPVKIIVESRNSSRVSLGKSEIIVRLPKHISVVDKEKTLKQFLAWAKKQIHEKKYYQEHQHSIAYYQGKTLQIFQTTFTIDIEFIAGGKNKLSYRGENVLKIYLHEHLSDKKQVQEIQRFLLRFTERYFLPEIQRRTSYWNDIYFRETIQKVDLKHTISRWGSCSAARKISFSTKLLLTPPSVIDYVIVHELAHLKEMNHSSRFWKHVAAAMPDYAIHRKWLQQNGSKISF; encoded by the coding sequence GTGAGCATTAATGTAATCAGCACCGATAATTTTCCTGTTCCCGTTAAGATTATAGTGGAGTCCAGGAATTCGTCACGTGTGTCTCTGGGTAAAAGTGAGATTATTGTACGACTACCCAAACATATTTCAGTGGTGGACAAGGAAAAAACGCTGAAGCAGTTCCTAGCATGGGCGAAAAAGCAGATTCACGAAAAGAAATATTACCAGGAACACCAGCATAGCATAGCCTATTATCAGGGAAAAACCCTGCAGATTTTTCAAACCACTTTTACCATAGATATAGAGTTCATCGCTGGCGGGAAAAATAAATTAAGCTACCGGGGCGAAAATGTTTTAAAAATATATCTGCACGAGCATCTGTCGGATAAAAAACAGGTGCAGGAGATACAGCGGTTTCTGTTGCGTTTTACAGAACGATACTTTCTGCCGGAAATTCAAAGGAGAACATCCTACTGGAATGACATCTATTTCAGGGAAACCATTCAGAAGGTGGACTTAAAACATACTATCTCCCGCTGGGGCAGTTGTTCTGCTGCCCGGAAGATCTCTTTTTCTACCAAGCTACTGCTGACACCGCCTTCTGTCATTGATTATGTTATCGTGCATGAACTGGCACATCTCAAGGAGATGAATCATTCCTCCAGATTCTGGAAACACGTGGCTGCCGCCATGCCGGATTATGCCATCCATCGGAAATGGCTGCAACAAAACGGCAGCAAAATCAGTTTTTAG
- a CDS encoding metal-dependent transcriptional regulator: MTTLSAVEENYLKYIFQLSELNEGGTVKTNDLAYKLEHSAASVTDMLKKLSDKKLVAYKKYYGVSLTKNGMQIAVQVLRKHRLWETFLVKNLKFTWDKIHDIAEQLEHVRSDELIDRMDEYLGHPKFDPHGDPIPDKQGTILVPNVICLADAKLKRQYLLANVNDESAAFLKYLNKIQLELNDKIKIIDKEEFDETILLIVNERKQLTISKDAAQNMWVKAL, encoded by the coding sequence ATGACAACACTAAGCGCCGTGGAGGAAAATTACCTCAAGTATATTTTTCAGTTGAGTGAATTGAATGAAGGCGGAACGGTAAAGACGAATGACTTAGCCTACAAACTGGAACATTCGGCAGCTTCGGTTACAGATATGCTTAAAAAGCTATCAGACAAAAAACTGGTGGCATATAAGAAATATTACGGTGTTTCTTTGACCAAAAACGGGATGCAGATTGCCGTCCAGGTATTGCGCAAACACAGGCTGTGGGAAACATTTCTGGTGAAGAACCTGAAATTCACCTGGGATAAGATACATGATATTGCCGAACAGCTGGAGCATGTCCGGTCAGATGAACTGATAGACAGAATGGATGAATACCTGGGACATCCCAAATTCGATCCGCATGGGGATCCTATACCCGATAAGCAGGGAACTATTTTAGTCCCGAATGTCATTTGTCTTGCAGATGCCAAATTAAAAAGGCAATATTTGCTGGCAAATGTGAACGATGAATCAGCTGCATTTTTAAAATACCTCAATAAGATTCAATTAGAACTGAACGATAAAATCAAGATTATTGACAAAGAAGAATTTGACGAAACCATATTATTAATTGTCAATGAACGGAAACAGCTTACCATCAGCAAGGATGCGGCACAAAATATGTGGGTAAAAGCACTATAG
- a CDS encoding hydroxymethylglutaryl-CoA reductase, degradative — protein MKNIAGYSKLSKEEKIDWLVSNYLNDDQEAKAELISYWHRDLKTQKVLDEFSENTITNYFFPYSVAPNFLINGDYYCLPMAIEESSVVAAMSNAAKFWSTRGGFKTEILGTTKIGQVHFIYKGDEAQLKADFPTIKAQLLEGSRYISFNMEQRGGGVKEIELVDMTQYEDGYFQLKASFNTCDSMGANFINTCLEEYASTLKETVGKNPKYGTVKVILAIVSNYTPDCVARATVECRVEELGSFGDISAEEFAEKVRIAVKIAEVDPHRATTHNKGIYNGVDAMIIATGNDFRAVEACGHTYAARNGRYGSLTHCTVENGIFKFWIDLPLAVGTVGGLTQLHPLVKRSLQILGNPNAEQLMMFCAVAGLAQNFAALKAMTTVGIQQGHMKMHLLNILNHYNATEEEKEYALVYFKDKIVSFTTTRVMLEQFRSAKDGVK, from the coding sequence ATGAAAAATATAGCGGGATATTCCAAACTCAGTAAAGAGGAAAAAATAGACTGGCTTGTATCCAACTATTTGAATGATGATCAGGAGGCAAAGGCAGAATTGATTTCTTACTGGCATCGTGATTTGAAAACGCAAAAGGTCTTAGATGAGTTTTCAGAAAATACCATCACCAATTATTTTTTCCCGTATTCTGTTGCACCTAATTTTTTGATTAACGGCGACTATTATTGTTTGCCCATGGCAATAGAAGAAAGTTCTGTAGTGGCAGCCATGTCCAACGCGGCAAAATTCTGGAGTACCCGAGGCGGTTTTAAAACGGAAATTTTAGGCACCACGAAAATCGGGCAGGTACATTTTATTTATAAAGGAGATGAGGCACAATTAAAGGCAGATTTTCCAACCATCAAAGCACAGTTGTTGGAAGGCAGCAGGTATATCTCTTTTAATATGGAACAACGCGGCGGAGGGGTTAAAGAGATAGAACTGGTAGACATGACGCAGTACGAAGACGGTTATTTTCAATTGAAAGCATCCTTTAATACCTGCGATTCAATGGGTGCCAATTTCATCAATACCTGCCTGGAAGAATATGCTTCGACACTGAAAGAAACAGTTGGGAAAAACCCTAAATACGGAACGGTGAAAGTGATTTTAGCCATCGTTTCCAATTACACACCGGATTGTGTGGCTCGCGCAACGGTGGAATGCAGAGTGGAAGAACTCGGAAGTTTCGGTGATATAAGTGCGGAAGAATTTGCGGAAAAAGTACGTATCGCCGTGAAAATTGCAGAAGTGGATCCGCATCGTGCGACCACGCACAACAAAGGAATCTACAATGGGGTGGATGCTATGATTATTGCTACCGGAAATGATTTCCGTGCGGTGGAAGCCTGCGGGCATACCTATGCGGCACGCAACGGAAGATACGGTTCCCTGACGCATTGCACGGTGGAAAACGGCATCTTTAAATTCTGGATAGATTTGCCGCTGGCGGTCGGGACCGTGGGCGGTTTGACACAATTGCATCCACTGGTAAAACGCAGTTTGCAGATACTGGGCAACCCGAATGCCGAGCAGCTGATGATGTTTTGCGCGGTGGCGGGACTGGCACAAAACTTTGCTGCATTGAAAGCCATGACAACGGTGGGTATTCAGCAGGGACACATGAAAATGCATTTGCTCAATATCCTGAATCATTACAACGCCACCGAAGAAGAAAAAGAATATGCGTTGGTATATTTTAAGGATAAGATTGTTTCATTTACCACGACGCGTGTGATGCTGGAGCAATTTAGAAGCGCAAAAGATGGGGTAAAATAA